Proteins encoded by one window of Chryseobacterium foetidum:
- the tssD gene encoding type VI secretion system tube protein TssD yields MALNSRGILKFNGGEGQKLLKLNYSVSRSTDVSGRVASDPSNAIIKVTVEATEKSDILESLLNGKYKPTSGEITFNKSHEEGTLITLNWENGYVIQHEVDFDATDENSMYISFVVSAEKINYGNSAYEGLWPTS; encoded by the coding sequence ATGGCACTTAATTCAAGAGGAATCTTAAAATTCAACGGTGGCGAAGGACAAAAACTATTAAAGCTGAACTACAGCGTTTCGAGATCAACGGACGTATCCGGTAGAGTAGCTTCAGACCCATCCAACGCAATCATCAAAGTAACAGTGGAAGCAACAGAGAAATCTGACATTCTCGAATCTTTGCTTAATGGAAAATACAAACCAACGAGCGGGGAAATTACTTTCAACAAATCTCACGAAGAAGGAACTTTAATTACCTTAAACTGGGAAAACGGTTATGTGATTCAGCATGAAGTGGATTTTGATGCAACAGATGAAAATTCGATGTACATCAGCTTTGTGGTGAGTGCAGAGAAAATTAACTATGGAAATTCTGCTTACGAAGGTCTTTGGCCAACAAGCTAG
- a CDS encoding ATP-dependent Clp protease ATP-binding subunit, which produces MGVLVTNETVKQLFHIAQSIARENYNATYDGPHILQALMHKDIGLNEFLKNIDKDPGYFYEWADVRLEEYPKTSHLPSEVKEGDSVDRLLEEADDIRLKLGLDEISPICILTAIVKPEVSFSLQQLKSLPLREHEIFNLYRKDTPYETIDNGDFSSLLNGSSHSENAFPSIKNYCVDRTAQARNGEIENIIGRDKELRMLVEILCRRTKPNVIIIGEPGVGKTALVEGFATEIIKGNVPEMLKNATLLELDTGALLAGTSYKGEIEDRLKKVINECKKIEKAVLFIDEIHSLLDPKGSIGNIGNILKPELARGEITVIGATTQEEYRKIIEPEQAFNRRFEVLTVLEPDEKTCVKMIDVLLDGYKKHHGIEVEKTALPECVRLAKRYSKGKKLPDAAIDLLDRTMAAIKMLDELSEKELESWKIVYDQILTEEYIDEKDKADELIWNYNLLRDKISPILWGSLSEQPQIDNSMAVEEIQKIIEQTFAELLEHAAVKREKVGRLELAAVMAAKTSIPIGKIQAQEKEKLLNMEGLLMNRVVGQDHALKILSDAIVENRSGLNKPGQPIGSFFLLGPTGTGKTELAKSMAELLFNDEKAMVRFDMSEFKEEHSAALLYGAPPGYVGYEEGGMLVNKIRQQPYTVVLFDEIEKAHHSVFDVFLQIMDEGKVHDKLGKEGDFSNALILFTSNIGSEEIVKQFEEGKIPESKSLMQIMSNSGRFRPEFLARITEIIPFAPITESMAERIFNIQLKSLHNSLLRLGMSLEISDEAVKGLALGGFSSKYGARQISGVIRSQLARPISKMIVREEVKAGQTLNVDWNSEEEKTVWTVN; this is translated from the coding sequence ATGGGAGTACTTGTTACCAACGAGACTGTAAAACAATTGTTTCATATTGCGCAGTCTATCGCCAGAGAAAATTACAACGCAACTTACGACGGGCCTCATATTCTGCAGGCTTTAATGCACAAAGATATTGGTCTGAATGAATTTTTAAAAAACATTGATAAAGATCCCGGATATTTTTATGAATGGGCAGATGTGCGTCTTGAAGAATATCCCAAAACTTCTCATTTGCCGTCTGAAGTAAAGGAAGGCGATTCTGTAGACCGGCTTCTTGAAGAGGCAGACGATATAAGACTTAAATTAGGTCTTGATGAAATTTCCCCAATCTGCATTCTTACCGCAATCGTAAAACCTGAAGTTTCATTTTCGCTTCAGCAATTAAAGTCTCTTCCTTTGAGAGAGCATGAAATCTTTAATTTGTACCGAAAAGATACCCCTTACGAAACGATTGATAACGGAGATTTTTCTTCTTTATTAAATGGCAGCAGTCATTCTGAAAATGCGTTTCCATCCATTAAAAATTATTGTGTTGACCGAACAGCACAGGCCCGAAACGGTGAAATTGAAAACATTATCGGTCGTGATAAGGAACTCAGAATGTTGGTTGAGATTCTTTGCAGAAGAACAAAACCTAACGTCATCATCATTGGTGAGCCCGGTGTTGGTAAAACAGCTTTGGTAGAAGGTTTCGCAACGGAAATCATCAAAGGAAATGTTCCTGAAATGCTTAAAAATGCAACACTTTTAGAGCTGGATACCGGAGCTTTGCTGGCTGGAACGTCCTATAAAGGTGAAATTGAAGACAGACTGAAGAAAGTAATCAATGAATGCAAGAAAATTGAAAAAGCAGTTTTATTTATTGATGAAATTCACTCACTTCTCGATCCAAAAGGAAGCATTGGAAATATCGGAAATATTCTGAAACCTGAACTGGCGCGTGGGGAAATTACCGTTATCGGAGCAACCACTCAGGAGGAATACAGAAAAATCATAGAACCGGAACAAGCCTTTAATAGAAGATTTGAAGTTTTAACCGTTTTGGAACCGGATGAAAAGACCTGTGTTAAAATGATCGACGTTCTTCTGGACGGTTACAAAAAACACCACGGAATTGAAGTTGAAAAAACAGCACTTCCCGAATGTGTACGTTTGGCAAAACGCTATTCTAAAGGTAAAAAACTTCCTGATGCCGCAATTGATCTTTTAGACAGAACAATGGCCGCCATCAAAATGCTGGACGAGCTTTCAGAAAAAGAACTGGAAAGCTGGAAAATAGTCTACGATCAGATTTTAACGGAAGAATACATTGACGAAAAAGATAAAGCTGATGAATTAATCTGGAATTACAATTTACTGAGAGATAAAATAAGTCCGATCTTGTGGGGTTCATTGAGTGAGCAGCCACAGATTGACAATTCCATGGCGGTGGAGGAAATTCAGAAGATTATTGAGCAGACGTTTGCCGAACTTCTTGAGCATGCCGCTGTAAAAAGAGAAAAAGTAGGCCGTCTTGAACTGGCCGCGGTTATGGCTGCAAAAACCAGCATTCCGATTGGCAAAATTCAGGCTCAGGAAAAAGAAAAACTTCTGAATATGGAAGGCCTTCTGATGAACAGGGTCGTTGGTCAGGATCATGCATTGAAAATCCTTTCAGATGCCATCGTTGAAAACCGAAGCGGATTAAACAAACCAGGGCAGCCCATCGGTTCATTCTTCCTTTTAGGCCCGACCGGAACGGGAAAAACCGAGCTCGCAAAATCGATGGCAGAACTTCTTTTTAATGACGAAAAAGCGATGGTTCGTTTTGATATGTCTGAATTTAAAGAAGAACATTCTGCGGCACTTTTATACGGTGCGCCTCCGGGCTACGTTGGTTATGAAGAAGGTGGAATGTTGGTCAATAAAATCAGACAGCAACCTTATACAGTTGTTTTATTTGATGAAATTGAAAAAGCGCATCACTCTGTTTTTGATGTTTTCCTTCAGATTATGGACGAAGGAAAAGTACATGATAAACTTGGGAAGGAAGGCGATTTCAGCAACGCTTTGATCTTATTTACTTCAAATATCGGAAGCGAAGAAATCGTAAAACAGTTTGAAGAAGGCAAAATTCCTGAATCAAAATCCCTGATGCAGATCATGTCGAATTCAGGACGTTTCAGACCCGAATTTTTGGCAAGGATTACTGAGATTATTCCGTTTGCACCGATTACAGAATCGATGGCAGAAAGAATTTTCAATATTCAGCTTAAATCACTTCACAATTCTTTATTAAGATTGGGAATGAGTCTGGAAATTTCTGATGAAGCGGTGAAAGGTCTGGCTTTAGGTGGTTTCAGCAGCAAATATGGGGCAAGACAGATTTCCGGAGTCATCAGATCTCAACTCGCAAGACCGATTTCAAAAATGATCGTAAGAGAAGAGGTAAAAGCCGGACAAACCCTCAATGTAGACTGGAATTCTGAAGAAGAAAAAACAGTCTGGACAGTTAATTAA
- the tssD gene encoding type VI secretion system tube protein TssD: MALNSRGILKFNGGEGQKLLKLNYSVSRSTDVSGRVASDPSNALIRVTVEATEKSDILESLLNGKYKPTTGEITFNKSHEEGTLITLNWENGYVIQHEVDFDGTDENSMYISFVISAEQINYGNSAYEGLWPSA; encoded by the coding sequence ATGGCACTTAATTCAAGAGGAATCTTAAAATTCAACGGAGGCGAAGGACAGAAATTATTAAAGCTGAACTACAGCGTTTCGAGATCAACAGACGTTTCAGGTAGAGTAGCATCAGATCCTTCCAACGCTTTAATCAGAGTAACTGTAGAAGCTACAGAAAAGTCTGATATTTTAGAATCTTTGCTTAACGGAAAGTACAAGCCGACAACAGGAGAAATTACTTTCAACAAATCTCACGAGGAAGGAACATTAATCACTTTAAACTGGGAAAACGGATACGTAATCCAGCACGAAGTGGATTTTGACGGTACAGATGAAAATTCGATGTACATCAGCTTCGTTATCAGTGCAGAGCAGATCAATTATGGTAATTCTGCTTATGAAGGTCTTTGGCCGTCAGCTTAA
- a CDS encoding lytic transglycosylase domain-containing protein, protein MKTGFKILLTVIFTAGFSQSGFSQFLNASDTSESSVRKYQNIISSNKEIVEFIEYSMVEKGLPRHLRNLALIESNFNRNITSSVGAVGVWQFMTAHANQYGLTEAQRNDLYRSTKTAAISLSDLYRKYNNWVTVVAAYNCGEGNIAKAMRNAGSTQYHVFAKYLPAETVNHVKKYLNACFATGELNSVLTDYNNSRMKKVFLDGSGSGKTISSLTEAEINAGFNLKIVAEELKIEYSQLTEWNPELERQLQEEGDGFLRLPIDLMPDFLLKKNKILGRSVRESSKNSSN, encoded by the coding sequence ATGAAAACGGGATTTAAAATTTTATTAACTGTAATTTTCACTGCAGGCTTTTCGCAATCGGGTTTTTCGCAGTTTTTAAATGCTTCGGATACTTCTGAGAGCAGTGTAAGAAAATATCAGAATATCATCAGTTCCAATAAAGAGATTGTTGAATTCATCGAATATTCAATGGTGGAAAAAGGATTGCCGAGACATTTGCGAAATTTAGCTTTGATTGAATCCAATTTCAACAGAAACATCACTTCAAGTGTCGGAGCAGTGGGAGTTTGGCAGTTTATGACTGCACACGCCAATCAGTATGGTCTTACTGAAGCACAGCGGAATGATTTATACCGAAGTACAAAAACAGCAGCGATTTCGCTTTCAGATCTTTACAGAAAGTACAACAATTGGGTAACGGTAGTTGCTGCGTACAACTGTGGGGAGGGAAACATTGCCAAAGCCATGAGAAATGCAGGTTCTACTCAGTATCATGTTTTTGCTAAATATCTTCCGGCAGAAACGGTGAATCACGTTAAAAAATATCTGAACGCATGTTTCGCAACCGGAGAATTGAACTCAGTTCTTACAGATTACAACAATTCACGAATGAAAAAAGTGTTTCTGGATGGCAGCGGAAGCGGAAAAACGATTTCATCACTTACAGAAGCGGAAATCAATGCAGGTTTCAATCTGAAAATTGTTGCGGAAGAACTGAAAATAGAATACTCTCAGCTTACTGAATGGAATCCTGAGCTGGAAAGACAATTACAGGAAGAGGGTGACGGTTTTCTGAGACTTCCAATAGATTTAATGCCTGATTTCCTGTTAAAAAAGAATAAAATTTTGGGAAGATCGGTGAGAGAATCTTCCAAAAACAGTTCAAATTAA